The Achromobacter pestifer genome includes a region encoding these proteins:
- a CDS encoding ABC transporter ATP-binding protein has protein sequence MNVAERDPAVPILSLREVELRFVQPVDLAGRIANLLGAGLKTQVVHAVAGVSLDVRAGEVIGIVGESGCGKSTLGRIVSGILPPTAGDVGYKGRAVKAMSGPERRAYELGVQMIFQDPYASLNPRMRVREIIGEAPVAHGLVRARDKADYVAELMRQVGLDPAFAQRYPHQFSGGQRQRVGIARALALKPSVIVCDEAVAALDVSIQAQVLNLFERLRADLDLTYLFISHNLSVVSHISDRVAIMYLGRVVELAPTDTVFQRANHPYTQALLKELPTLQPGRRTYQPIKGELPSPLDPPTGCAFHPRCPHAMPRCKAERPLLREVAPGQFSACHLNDM, from the coding sequence ATGAACGTCGCAGAACGTGATCCCGCCGTCCCCATCCTGTCGCTGCGCGAGGTCGAACTGCGCTTCGTGCAGCCCGTGGATCTGGCAGGCCGTATCGCCAACCTGCTGGGCGCGGGGTTGAAGACGCAGGTCGTGCATGCGGTGGCGGGCGTCTCCCTGGATGTGCGGGCGGGCGAAGTGATAGGCATCGTGGGCGAATCGGGCTGTGGAAAATCCACCTTGGGCCGCATTGTGTCTGGCATCCTGCCGCCGACGGCGGGCGACGTCGGCTACAAGGGCCGCGCCGTGAAGGCCATGTCGGGTCCCGAGCGGCGCGCCTATGAGCTGGGCGTGCAGATGATCTTCCAGGATCCCTATGCCTCGCTGAACCCGCGCATGCGCGTGCGCGAAATCATCGGCGAGGCGCCCGTGGCGCATGGTCTGGTCCGCGCGCGCGACAAGGCGGACTACGTAGCCGAGCTGATGCGCCAGGTGGGGCTGGATCCGGCTTTTGCACAGCGTTATCCCCACCAATTCTCTGGCGGCCAGAGGCAGCGCGTAGGCATTGCGCGGGCCCTGGCGCTCAAGCCTTCTGTCATCGTTTGCGACGAGGCGGTCGCCGCGCTGGACGTGTCGATCCAGGCCCAGGTGCTTAATCTGTTCGAACGGTTGCGCGCGGACCTGGACCTGACCTATCTTTTCATCAGCCATAACCTCAGCGTGGTGAGCCACATATCGGACCGCGTGGCCATTATGTACCTGGGCCGCGTGGTGGAGCTGGCGCCCACCGATACGGTTTTCCAGCGCGCCAACCATCCGTATACGCAGGCCTTGCTGAAGGAACTGCCGACGTTGCAGCCAGGGCGGCGCACCTACCAGCCCATCAAGGGCGAACTGCCGTCGCCGCTGGACCCGCCGACGGGCTGCGCCTTCCACCCGCGTTGCCCGCACGCGATGCCGCGCTGCAAGGCGGAGCGGCCGCTGCTGCGCGAAGTTGCCCCGGGCCAGTTC
- a CDS encoding ABC transporter ATP-binding protein, translating to MQTPVEKSLAAPTPILEVHGLKTHFHTRNGVVKAVDGVDLMLAEGEILGLVGESGSGKSITGFSLMGLLDEPGRIVDGTLRFNGEDLRGATPARWRELRGQEIAMIFQDPMMTLNPVLRVDTQMIEAVQAHSKVSREQARQRALQTLAMVGIPSPEERLRTYPHQLSGGMRQRVAIAIALLNSPRLIIADEPTTALDVTIQGQILFEVQKLCRETGTALIWITHDLAVVAGLADRVSVMYAGRVVETGTTQAVISHPMHPYTHGLIASIPTPESRGRPLVPIPGMTPSLLNLPQGCAFRGRCPRATDACLVEPQPVEVRPAQWVRCWHAGGPDTK from the coding sequence ATGCAGACACCTGTGGAAAAGTCCTTGGCGGCGCCCACGCCCATCCTTGAGGTGCACGGCCTGAAGACGCACTTCCACACGCGCAACGGCGTGGTGAAGGCGGTGGACGGCGTGGACCTGATGCTGGCCGAAGGCGAGATCCTGGGGCTGGTGGGCGAATCGGGATCTGGCAAGAGCATCACCGGCTTTTCGCTGATGGGTTTGCTGGATGAGCCGGGTCGCATCGTCGACGGCACCTTGCGGTTCAACGGCGAGGACCTGCGCGGCGCGACGCCCGCGCGCTGGCGCGAGCTCAGGGGCCAGGAGATTGCGATGATCTTCCAGGATCCCATGATGACCCTGAATCCGGTGCTGCGCGTCGATACGCAAATGATCGAGGCGGTGCAGGCGCACAGCAAGGTATCGCGCGAGCAGGCCCGCCAGCGCGCCTTGCAGACGCTCGCCATGGTGGGCATCCCCTCGCCCGAGGAGCGCCTGCGCACCTATCCGCACCAGTTGTCCGGCGGCATGCGGCAGCGCGTGGCGATTGCGATCGCGCTGCTGAATTCGCCGCGCCTGATCATCGCGGACGAGCCCACCACGGCGCTGGATGTGACCATACAAGGGCAGATCCTGTTCGAAGTGCAGAAGCTGTGCCGCGAGACCGGCACCGCGCTGATCTGGATCACGCACGACCTTGCCGTGGTGGCGGGTCTGGCGGATCGCGTGTCGGTCATGTATGCGGGGCGCGTGGTGGAAACCGGCACCACGCAGGCCGTCATCAGCCATCCCATGCATCCTTACACGCATGGCCTGATCGCGTCCATTCCCACGCCCGAATCCCGCGGCAGGCCGCTGGTCCCGATTCCCGGCATGACGCCGTCGCTGCTCAACCTGCCGCAAGGCTGTGCGTTCCGCGGGCGCTGTCCGCGCGCCACCGACGCCTGTCTGGTCGAGCCGCAGCCCGTGGAGGTGCGCCCGGCGCAATGGGTGCGTTGCTGGCATGCTGGAGGACCAGACACCAAATGA
- a CDS encoding ABC transporter permease gives MNTPSTAAAPPVQAKEQTPWRRFLSDFFASKLATLGLIMLVLIVGAALLAPWIAPQNPYDLATLDIMDSKLKPGSESGDGSMRYWLGTDGLARDLFSAILYGMRTSLLVASVSVLAAFGIGATVGLVAAYFGGRIDALLMRVVDIQLSFPAILVALMLLAILGKGVDKVIIALIVVQWAYFARAARGAALVERGKEYVEAARCMSLSWGRVLFRHVLPNCMPPLIVIATIDLAHAIALEATLSFLGVGVPVTEPSLGMLIYNGFEYLLSGQYWISFFPGIALALAIIAINLVGDHLRDVLNPRHAN, from the coding sequence ATGAACACACCCTCCACCGCCGCCGCGCCGCCGGTTCAGGCCAAGGAGCAAACGCCCTGGCGCCGCTTCCTGTCGGATTTTTTTGCCAGCAAGCTGGCCACGCTGGGCCTGATCATGCTGGTCCTGATCGTGGGCGCCGCGCTGCTTGCGCCATGGATCGCGCCGCAGAATCCCTATGACCTGGCGACGCTGGACATCATGGATTCCAAGCTCAAGCCGGGCAGCGAAAGCGGCGACGGCAGCATGCGCTATTGGCTGGGCACCGATGGCCTGGCGCGCGACCTGTTTTCGGCCATTCTGTACGGCATGCGCACCAGCCTGCTGGTGGCCAGCGTGTCGGTGCTGGCGGCCTTCGGCATCGGCGCCACGGTGGGCCTGGTGGCGGCCTATTTCGGCGGCCGCATCGACGCCTTGCTGATGCGGGTTGTGGATATCCAGTTGTCGTTCCCGGCCATCCTGGTTGCGCTGATGTTGCTGGCGATTCTGGGCAAGGGTGTGGATAAGGTGATCATCGCGCTGATCGTGGTGCAGTGGGCGTATTTCGCGCGTGCCGCGCGCGGTGCGGCGCTGGTCGAGCGTGGCAAGGAATACGTGGAAGCGGCGCGTTGCATGTCGCTGTCCTGGGGGCGCGTGCTGTTTCGCCATGTGCTGCCCAACTGTATGCCGCCGCTGATCGTGATCGCCACCATTGACCTGGCGCACGCCATCGCGCTGGAGGCCACCTTGTCGTTTCTGGGCGTGGGCGTGCCGGTCACCGAGCCATCGCTGGGCATGCTGATCTACAACGGCTTCGAGTACCTGCTGTCCGGCCAGTACTGGATTTCCTTCTTTCCCGGCATTGCGCTGGCGCTGGCCATCATCGCCATCAACCTGGTGGGCGACCATCTGCGCGATGTACTCAACCCGCGCCACGCGAATTGA
- a CDS encoding ABC transporter permease codes for MLATIVRRLLQTIVVMLVMSALVFAGIYMVGDPVSMLASPEATEAQRAAVRASLGLDLPLWRQYLIFMGQAVRGDFGNSFLTGEPAMKLILERMPATVELACVAMLLSVLIGVPLGILAGLKPKAVGSRAIMTGSVLGFSLPNFWVGLMLIMVFAVILGWVPAGGRGQTVSIGSLQLSVLTFDGWLSLALPAATIALAKCAMIIRVTRAATREALPMDYIKFARAKGLSEKRVLGVHLLKNILIPVVTVAGLEFGQVMAFAVVTETVFSWPGMGKLLIDSIINLDRPVVVAYLLLIVFFLVMLNLVVDIIYTVLDPRVRLDSRR; via the coding sequence GTGCTTGCAACGATCGTAAGAAGGCTGCTGCAGACCATCGTCGTCATGCTCGTCATGTCGGCGTTGGTCTTTGCCGGCATCTACATGGTAGGCGACCCGGTGTCGATGCTGGCCAGCCCCGAAGCCACCGAGGCGCAGCGCGCCGCGGTACGCGCATCGCTGGGCCTGGATCTGCCGCTATGGCGGCAGTACCTGATATTCATGGGTCAGGCGGTGCGTGGCGATTTCGGCAACAGCTTCCTGACGGGCGAACCTGCCATGAAGCTGATCCTGGAGCGCATGCCGGCCACGGTGGAGCTGGCCTGTGTGGCCATGCTGCTGTCGGTGCTTATCGGCGTGCCGCTGGGCATCCTGGCGGGACTCAAGCCCAAGGCGGTGGGTTCGCGCGCCATCATGACGGGCTCGGTGCTGGGCTTCTCTCTGCCCAACTTCTGGGTCGGCCTGATGCTCATCATGGTGTTCGCCGTGATACTGGGTTGGGTGCCGGCGGGCGGGCGCGGCCAGACCGTCAGCATCGGCTCGCTGCAGTTGAGCGTACTGACCTTCGACGGCTGGCTGAGCCTGGCTTTGCCCGCGGCCACGATCGCCCTCGCCAAGTGCGCGATGATCATCCGCGTGACGCGCGCCGCCACGCGCGAAGCCCTGCCCATGGACTACATCAAGTTCGCGCGCGCCAAGGGCCTGTCTGAAAAGCGTGTGTTGGGCGTGCATCTGCTCAAGAACATCCTGATTCCCGTGGTGACGGTGGCGGGCCTGGAATTCGGCCAGGTGATGGCCTTCGCGGTCGTGACGGAAACTGTGTTTTCCTGGCCGGGCATGGGCAAGCTGCTGATCGATTCCATCATCAATCTGGATCGTCCGGTGGTGGTGGCGTATCTGCTGTTGATTGTGTTCTTCCTGGTCATGTTGAATCTGGTGGTGGACATCATCTACACGGTGCTGGACCCCCGCGTACGCTTGGATAGCCGCCGATGA